The genomic window TGGGTTAGAATCACAGTAGAAGTGATCAATGACTCGAGATGCACAGAAAGTCATGGAAAATGTTACACTGATTTGAAGAATGGAACTGACCCAACCACAGAGGTAGGAACCAGCCACCAACTGGACACAGAGGCTTCTTGACATGCGGATGGTATATAGGAGTGGGTTGCAGATGGCAatgaagcggtcataggccatggctGCCAGGACAAAGGCCTCTGTTACCATAAAGAGAGCATAAAGGAAAAGCTGAGTCACACAACCTGCAAAGGATATGGTCTTTTTCTGAGACAGGATGTTGACCATGGCTTTGGGTACAATAACAGTGGAGTAGGAGAGGTCAATGACGGAGAGGTTGCCTAGGAAGAAATACATTGGTGTGTTCAGCCGGGGATCAGTCACAGTGATGCCAATCAGGCTAAGATTTCCAGAAGGACCATGCCATAAACAGTCAGGAATAGTAGGAAAAGGAGACCGTGGAATTCTGGACAGACCCTGATGCCTACAAGAATGAAGTCAGTCACGTCTGAGTGGTTGCTTCCTCCCTTGTCACCCATGGAAATTTTTGGCTTAAAAGTGTAAGAGAAAGGCAACAAATAAGTATTCCATTCTTTACCTAGTATTACAAGTAACACTGCACATAATGAAAGACTTTAGAGTTGACATAATAATTTCCTAACCATTACCCTACTTGTGCTTTTTATGAGCAAACTCAAGAAAGGAGATGCTTTTATTTGCCTAAGGTGACGATGGGTCAAAAGTGGAATTTGGACTCAAGGTAGAGTATTTTGCATTCAAATCCAGTGTTACAGTCAACACATTACAGTTTgatatatctttatttcttttttctttgtcatgtgATTGATATGGGCATTTCGAAATATTAAAAGTCTGATAAACTTCTAATATCAATATAAAAACTGTCAGATTTGATTGTGAGTGtataagaatatcaattaatattcattttcctcTTGAATAATACTTCACCTCAATGTAGTAATAAAAGaattcatgaaagtaaaaggagcTTAAAGGATATTCTGAGACAACAAGAACTTTCTCTACCAAAAAGAACTCTTAGAACTACAAATAAACTATCAAACAGTTGGTCTGTCTCATTTACAAATGATTTAAAAGGAAGCCAATCTTCAGTTCCTTTATTTAAGTGTAAAAGGAAATTGTGAGGGatacctttatattttttatcctgtgaattttattgatcctgCTTTTTGCAGAATAAATCAGTCATGAAATCCATGTCATCTTAAACTTGTTCTAAAGTTGAGGGAAAAAAGTGGAAACTTCAAAGTAAGGCACTAATTAAAAATGCTTattgtataaaataatatattggcttagataatatattttattgaactCTGCTCCTAATGGTTAAAGCTCAGCAGttttaagaataaattaaatgCTGAATTTATAGAAGCATCTCAGTTAACCAATTTGGATGTGGGTTATCTGTTAAGCAACCAAAACAATTTTGGTTACTttggaatatttcttttttctatgtGTAAACATACTCATTGTCAACCTAGCAACataatttttgtgtgtggcaTTTAAACCAAGTTTCTTTTAACCTTACCAGGTGGAGTATGGATAATAAGAAAAAAGCAGTGATCTACAAAATTTCTTTTTCGTACTCAAACCGAAATAAGTGGTATAATAGCAAACGAAATTAGAGAGTATGGAGAAGTTTCTTTTGACTCTCCATCCTCCCTCGAACATAAGTTTACTTTTTGTAATTTTACAGCCTACAAAAAGCTCTCAGATCTAAAAGCCTTCATTACCTTCTTTTCACCTTTCATTTGTTGACCCCTCCCAACAACTTTCTCAAAAAGGCATGAAATTAATCCGCACAAATATGTATCAAGGAACAAAAGGACTAAACATCTTAATATTACTATTCTTAGCCTTTATTCTGAAATCCTTTCAAATAACTTTTTAGGAATGTAGCTTTATTGGGAGGAGCAATATGTTagtttacacatttttaaaaatttttttagaaagtatttataatatattaactTATATGAGGATGATTATATTTTAGTCTAGAACTAAGAGAATAAAGCTAAAGAGCAGTTTCAAGCCTCAGCCATCATCTGTTACTTTAAGTGGAAAAGGGAGATACTTTTAAAGAGAATGGGAAACACTTCTAAGACATGCTAAAATTGCTCCATGCATATCTCTTTCTTCTGGAGTAAAGTACAAGTTTAAAAGACTATGTCAGtgagttttatttaaaaagaaaagaaagaggagaaaaaggcaaggaagacaaaaagaagaggaagaagaaatcttCAGTTCTTAAACTAAATTAAACTTTACTGTATGAacctatattaatgaaaataGCATTACTTTTTCAAGAACAATTCATTGTCATCTGTCTCATCCATCCATTAAAGTTTAGTCAATTTTTATTGATtatctactctgtgccaggtggTATTTTGTTTGgcattaaataagataaaaaagaaatgactgtAATACTTATTACAATATTATACCTACCTTTAATTCATTACTAAATGACCAGTGATAAATAAAGGCACTCCATACCCATGCTCACTTTTTATAgaatgtattatattttaaaatataaaactgcaGAGCaacatagttaaaaaaaaaaaaaaaagaaaccgtTTAACCAGAAGGTTCAATAAGCAAAGCAAATTTAGGCTGGGCTGGCTTTTTACTGGGGAAGTCATGGACACACTAGCAGTCATTCCCCCAGTCCTCACTGCCCTCCCCCCCTTTTCTATTGTGCACAGGTACTTCAGTACGCTTCCATTCCACAGCCCCAGGAGGAGGCCTTAGGTCTAATGGAACCATCTGACTGTACCTTGACCCCCAAAGCACCAACAAGCAGCCTCAGCTGCTTGCCTGGGCAGGAACTCTGCGCAAAGGTTACTAGATGCACTCTTTTTGCTCAGTGGCAGAACCCTCACGCCCTGGGGTTTATAAATACCCCAGCCCTCGGACAATAAAGGCATCTGTCATCTCCCACACAAAGCGTGGATGGCGTGAGAAACAGCTGGACACCATCCCTGATTTGAGCAGTTGGCTTCCCTCGGGGTCCTGACACAGTGAGATTTCTTCCCCTGCTTTTTGAACTCTGTACTGTGCAAGAAATAAAgctgtcatttgctgaaagtcttTGCTGAGCCTAAGCCTGTGCTCTCAGGACACACTCAATAACACCCTGATCAACAGTTTTTGAGAGCAATCCTGGCTTTAAATAGTCTACAATATAATTTTGGCCTTATTATGTGGCAATTTTTATTCAGAAAATGTTGTCAAGGTACTGGTGAGGAAAAGCTGATAATCCTAAACTAGAATAATAGAGTAATATTGTTtattgcatttttgtgaaattgTAGGATATAGACTATGAAAAAAAGTtacttccattaaaaaataattacaaataaatCATCAATTCGATGCATTAAATAATTGAATTAGAGTGGAAAATTTTTTTGAATGTGAGGTTTTCTAAGCAAcggaaaaaaaggggaaagaataaTGTTACAGAATTACGTTATCTCTAATTTTATAGTACCACATCACTGGGGCTATGTTTTAGACACTAATTCTCATATGCCCAATCTGATGTAGCCATGATTTTCCTTCAAGCAATGGAATATGAATTCTCAGTGTTTATTCTCTTCCTGGTAATTTGTAATTGATTGCCTAGTACATTTTGaaactcaaatatatatatatatatacacatgtttaAGCATAAAACAAATGTTCTTATCCGTATTATGATGTTATTAAAATGTATATGATTTGTAACTTTTTCTTACcttaatttgtgtttttctttcttgatacAGTAGAGAACCAAactgttcttttatttcattctagAAAAGAAGATACATTTGAGAAATTAAGGCT from Dasypus novemcinctus isolate mDasNov1 chromosome 12, mDasNov1.1.hap2, whole genome shotgun sequence includes these protein-coding regions:
- the LOC101443770 gene encoding LOW QUALITY PROTEIN: olfactory receptor 9K2-like (The sequence of the model RefSeq protein was modified relative to this genomic sequence to represent the inferred CDS: inserted 1 base in 1 codon), which translates into the protein MGDKGGSNHSDVTDFILVGIRVCPEFHGLLFLLFLTVYGMVLXGNLSLIGITVTDPRLNTPMYFFLGNLSVIDLSYSTVIVPKAMVNILSQKKTISFAGCVTQLFLYALFMVTEAFVLAAMAYDRFIAICNPLLYTIRMSRSLCVQLVAGSYLCGWVSSILQISVTFSMTFCASRVIDHFYCDSNPIEKISCSNIFMNKIVSLSLAILIISPTIVVIVVSYMYIVSTVLKIPSSEGKKKAFSTCSSHLGVVSLLYGTVSFVYLTPPNNPELRKVASVCYILFTPMLNPLIYSLRNKDVKAAMKKVLWKKKVLL